From a region of the Zingiber officinale cultivar Zhangliang chromosome 4B, Zo_v1.1, whole genome shotgun sequence genome:
- the LOC121977825 gene encoding protein GL2-INTERACTING REPRESSOR 1-like has translation MSRDRRKQKLDLKLNLSLVPARGESSSRRRSAAAAAESEEASSPSSCLSSEAQQGTPEEAASMVVGGCPRCLMYVMLSAADLRCPRCGTAVLFDFSGGGGAAAAKSRA, from the coding sequence ATGAGCCGCGACCGGAGAAAGCAGAAGCTCGACCTGAAGCTGAACTTGTCGCTGGTTCCGGCGCGCGGGGAGTCATCGAGTAGGAGGaggtcggcggcggcggcggcggagagcGAGGAGGCGTCGTCGCCGAGCTCGTGCTTGTCGTCGGAGGCGCAGCAGGGGACCCCCGAGGAGGCCGCGTCGATGGTGGTGGGCGGGTGCCCGCGCTGCCTCATGTACGTGATGCTCTCCGCCGCCGACCTCCGCTGCCCCAGGTGCGGCACCGCCGTCCTCTTCGACTTCTCCGGCGGCGGAGGCGCCGCCGCCGCCAAGAGCAGGGCATGA